Proteins from one Sylvia atricapilla isolate bSylAtr1 chromosome 1, bSylAtr1.pri, whole genome shotgun sequence genomic window:
- the C1H9orf152 gene encoding uncharacterized protein C9orf152 homolog — protein sequence MKEMSCFCLTFSSLLEQMVKAYKYVTGIFSVTHSSEPQVSDGDKKLTKMDVSVLEEQYDHIKQKQKLQPHIIVYKTGGHESALPESMVNPVLINKKVKRSKSCRGDVPVRKVTLETIYGGNSEDDLLWHVHLGAHRLGQAPGQGDSWDLSHCNSSPWSFDNQRLISKGNFTLQTKEPAGTSELSELRKMGSSGVLNSLSKENGCNIPCQKPPLKSATAALWAHQQISAIKRMPACNKLTFYPFPNRKGPRISEAARKLGLYVSQ from the exons atGAAGGAAATGTCCTGCTTCTGcttgactttttcttccttgttggAACAGATGGTAAAGGCTTACAAATACGTGACTGGTATTTTTTCAGTGACTCATAGCTCAGAGCCACAGGTTTCAGATGGTGATAAGAAGCTCACCAAGATGGATGTAAGCGTACTTGAGGAGCAGTATGACCATataaaacagaagcaaaaactGCAGCCACACATTATTGTATATAAAACAG GTGGGCACGAATCTGCTCTGCCAGAATCAATGGTCAACCCTGTTTTAATTAATAAGAAAGTTAAAAGATCAAAGTCATGTAGAGGAGACGTCCCTGTCAGAAAGGTCACACTGGAGACAATCTACGGTGGCAACTCAGAAGATGACTTGCTATGGCACGTCCACCTGGGAGCACACCGCCTGGGGCAGGCCCCTGGACAAGGAGATTCCTGGGATCTTTCCCACTGCAACAGCTCACCATGGAGTTTCGACAACCAGAGACTGATTTCAAAGGGAAACTTCACACTGCAGACCAAGGAACCAGCAGGAACAAGTGAACTGTCTGAGCTCAGGAAAATGGGAAGCTCAGGCGTGTTGAACAGTCTCAGCAAAGAGAACGGCTGCAACATTCCCTGCCAAAAGCCTCCTCTGAAATCTGCCACTGCAGCACTTTGGGCTCATCAGCAGATTTCTGCTATAAAACGCATGCCAGCCTGCAACAAACTGACCTTTTACCCTTTCCCAAATAGGAAAGGGCCCAGAATTTCTGAAGCAGCAAGGAAGCTTGGTTTATATGTCTCACAATGA